In Anseongella ginsenosidimutans, one genomic interval encodes:
- a CDS encoding metallophosphoesterase, translating to MSDSYLRLIVISLVMFAADLYLFQAVKAAFRKYSEKTRRIAGVIFWFLSAVVIIAMFLVVFVTLENAVRKALMLTAILLVLFKFFALPALIIDDLRRGLVLLIRWIRKKFNPPAKEELKEAERKISRSEFLSKAGLLIGAVPLTTLGYGIVSNSVYDYRVRRVTLKFPNLPKAFHGLRIAQLSDIHAGSLAGKHRNAVAAGIELLLREKPDVAFFTGDLVNDETAEMQNWTSVFEKLKAPWVFSR from the coding sequence ATGTCTGATTCTTATTTAAGACTGATCGTTATATCGCTGGTCATGTTTGCCGCCGACCTGTACCTTTTCCAGGCGGTAAAGGCAGCTTTTCGGAAATACAGCGAAAAAACCCGACGGATTGCAGGCGTCATCTTCTGGTTTCTCTCGGCGGTAGTGATCATTGCCATGTTCCTGGTCGTTTTTGTGACCCTGGAAAACGCCGTCCGCAAGGCGCTCATGCTGACAGCCATCCTGCTGGTCCTGTTTAAATTCTTTGCACTTCCCGCCTTGATCATTGATGACCTGCGTCGCGGACTGGTCCTGCTCATTCGCTGGATCCGGAAAAAATTCAACCCGCCGGCTAAAGAAGAACTCAAGGAGGCCGAACGAAAAATATCGCGTTCAGAATTCCTTTCAAAAGCCGGGCTGCTCATCGGCGCCGTGCCGCTGACCACGCTTGGTTATGGGATCGTCAGCAACAGCGTTTATGATTACCGGGTACGCCGGGTAACCTTGAAGTTCCCTAATCTCCCAAAGGCATTTCACGGCCTGCGCATCGCCCAGCTCTCCGATATTCATGCCGGCAGCCTGGCCGGGAAGCACAGGAACGCCGTAGCCGCCGGAATTGAATTGCTTCTGCGGGAAAAACCGGATGTCGCTTTTTTTACCGGCGATCTGGTCAACGATGAAACGGCCGAGATGCAGAACTGGACAAGCGTATTCGAAAAGCTGAAAGCCCCCTGGGTGTTTTCTCGGTAA
- a CDS encoding metallophosphoesterase, translating into MGVFSVTGNHDYGDYRDWKSAAAKKQNFEDLKRVHANMGWDLLMNEHRILEQGGEKLAIVGVENWGAIDRFPKYGKLEQAREGTEKAAVKLLLSHDPSHWRAQVLPEFLDMDAMFSGHTHGMQFGVRMKQFQWSPAQYVYPEWAGLYKENSRQLYVNVGYGFLGYPGRVGMRPEITVFELERG; encoded by the coding sequence CTGGGTGTTTTCTCGGTAACCGGCAACCATGATTACGGCGACTACCGGGACTGGAAAAGCGCAGCAGCGAAAAAACAGAATTTCGAAGACCTGAAACGCGTACATGCCAACATGGGCTGGGATCTGCTGATGAACGAACACCGTATCCTGGAGCAGGGCGGGGAAAAACTCGCCATCGTGGGCGTGGAAAACTGGGGCGCCATTGATCGCTTTCCCAAATACGGGAAACTGGAGCAGGCCCGGGAAGGCACGGAAAAAGCCGCGGTAAAACTGCTGCTCTCCCATGACCCCAGTCATTGGCGGGCCCAGGTATTGCCTGAATTCCTGGATATGGACGCTATGTTCTCCGGCCATACCCACGGCATGCAATTCGGCGTACGCATGAAACAATTCCAGTGGAGCCCCGCCCAGTATGTGTACCCTGAATGGGCCGGCCTTTATAAGGAAAATAGCCGGCAATTATACGTGAACGTGGGATACGGCTTTCTCGGTTACCCCGGCCGCGTAGGCATGCGCCCGGAAATCACCGTTTTCGAGCTGGAACGAGGTTAA
- a CDS encoding UbiA family prenyltransferase, translated as MSKLISRWFDFLVFSNTFIAICAVGQGWLTYMLLGAGPDPEVLVLLYFATAFVYNAQAVLDKIPKGGTSVYYRIDWLIRHRRLIRTLSFIAVGGILACALFLKAATWLALGVTGLLAIFYSFPLFKTGGLRQVPGLKLFLIAGVWASACVLIPYFESGIQLETGKLVMLWLKRFLFIAAITLPFDIKDIATDRSTGLITLATRLGAKGASLLAIIFLAVYVALLYYFHQPGQPASFYSLLFSALLAAMLILYGSKQRKDFFYLFIFDGILLLQPAIVVATRLIVPGV; from the coding sequence ATGTCAAAGCTGATTTCCCGCTGGTTCGATTTCCTGGTATTCAGTAATACCTTTATTGCGATTTGCGCGGTTGGACAGGGATGGCTTACCTATATGCTGCTCGGTGCGGGCCCTGACCCGGAAGTACTGGTGCTTCTTTATTTTGCCACGGCCTTCGTGTATAATGCACAGGCTGTACTGGATAAGATCCCTAAAGGCGGCACATCGGTCTATTACCGTATCGACTGGCTCATCCGGCACCGGCGGCTCATCCGGACGCTGAGTTTCATCGCTGTCGGAGGTATCCTGGCATGCGCCCTTTTCCTGAAGGCAGCCACCTGGCTTGCACTTGGCGTAACGGGATTGCTCGCAATTTTTTACTCTTTTCCCCTGTTTAAAACGGGCGGATTAAGGCAGGTCCCGGGGCTGAAATTATTCCTGATCGCGGGCGTTTGGGCCTCCGCCTGTGTGCTGATCCCTTATTTCGAATCCGGGATCCAGCTTGAAACGGGAAAGCTTGTCATGCTTTGGCTGAAAAGATTTCTGTTTATCGCTGCCATTACCCTGCCCTTTGATATAAAGGACATTGCAACAGATCGTTCCACGGGACTTATTACACTAGCTACCAGGCTGGGCGCAAAGGGCGCCTCTCTCCTGGCGATTATTTTCCTTGCCGTTTACGTTGCCTTATTGTATTATTTTCACCAGCCCGGCCAGCCGGCGTCTTTTTACAGTTTGCTTTTTAGTGCATTGCTGGCAGCCATGCTCATTTTATACGGCTCAAAGCAGCGAAAGGACTTCTTTTATTTGTTTATTTTCGACGGTATCCTCCTGCTTCAGCCTGCGATCGTGGTCGCAACGCGGCTTATTGTTCCTGGGGTTTAG
- a CDS encoding response regulator transcription factor, with protein MERNQIKVAIVEDDENLRFLVANRLQKEGYTVLEADNGNDAETLILAEQPHLVLLDWMLPGKPGSEVCKAVRERGFDHLIIMMTAKAQDVDKIDAYNFGVSDYVTKPFNMDVLVALLDNKVKYILNNEKSEVYKFAGMEHQPNVHCLIKDGRKIELTILENRILLHFLKNIDSVINRDDLMMMVWGYNSDVNTRTLDMHIVRLRKKIEDNPEDPQLLVTIRGVGYRFNSKPQEQ; from the coding sequence ATGGAAAGAAATCAAATTAAAGTGGCTATAGTCGAAGATGATGAAAACCTCCGTTTTCTTGTTGCCAATCGATTGCAGAAGGAAGGTTATACCGTGCTGGAGGCGGACAATGGCAATGACGCTGAAACCTTGATCCTGGCCGAACAGCCCCACCTGGTGCTGCTTGACTGGATGCTGCCCGGTAAGCCGGGCTCGGAAGTGTGCAAGGCAGTCCGGGAGCGGGGATTTGATCACCTTATTATCATGATGACCGCCAAGGCGCAGGATGTGGATAAGATCGACGCCTATAATTTCGGCGTTTCCGATTATGTGACCAAACCCTTTAATATGGACGTGCTGGTCGCTTTGCTTGACAATAAGGTGAAATACATCCTGAACAATGAGAAATCAGAAGTCTATAAATTTGCCGGCATGGAGCATCAGCCGAATGTTCACTGCCTTATAAAGGATGGCCGGAAAATAGAGCTTACTATCCTTGAAAATCGCATATTGCTGCACTTTCTCAAAAATATTGACAGTGTTATTAACCGGGATGACCTGATGATGATGGTCTGGGGCTACAATTCCGATGTGAATACACGCACCCTGGACATGCACATCGTGCGCCTCCGGAAGAAGATTGAAGATAACCCGGAAGACCCGCAGCTGCTGGTCACTATCCGCGGCGTTGGATACCGTTTTAACTCTAAACCCCAGGAACAATAA
- a CDS encoding sensor histidine kinase has product MEKINIHDLYKSNNLLSAAFVLLLTLTLFIALFLGYKFMLELIESRFYANKSEVLDETIQPYNELVYDKMQEISYYQGFLDSTSATEFVNNNFSDYSFINSIYFFDLEIGNHPIDDGLRVDGFSAGVKDVFEFKREGQKRFSMRKVSKNTEFFTKLNNSMVNSILKLTSYIQVADTNAALTPEEQFNIFYTINDNSVSYLNALRRDDIAVYKQLMFNENLPEVRYDQDLMLFNLDPGDLAIKNGEPALYEHVLIKPVVFDSLATSRDHMITDIALSGAFADYKLYFISSNKHVTAQVINVFRPIAVMVSIVYGLLILMSYLLFRNLKINRRMFKLQYDFINNLTHEFKTPVSVIKIAGNNIKVSKDLSERELQHYGKILDEESDKLNDLMTKLLSFTQIESKSIKVRKDKINMEVFCQNLVDEYQIRYPGFHIDYHITGLEHIEGDKVLLGSVFANLIENAYKYSPPDRRYLFIDVRRLRKNLVVRFIDQGIGIDKKEQDHIFKRFYKVENDFNRHGSVGIGLAFCKEVINYMEGSISVKSEPGKGSEFIILLPLHTKS; this is encoded by the coding sequence TTGGAAAAGATTAACATCCATGATCTGTACAAAAGCAATAACCTGCTGTCGGCGGCCTTTGTCCTGCTGTTGACGCTTACCCTGTTTATTGCGCTTTTTTTGGGCTACAAGTTCATGCTGGAACTGATAGAAAGCCGGTTTTATGCCAATAAATCCGAAGTACTGGATGAGACTATTCAGCCGTATAATGAACTGGTGTACGATAAGATGCAGGAAATATCCTACTACCAGGGATTCCTTGACTCTACATCCGCCACCGAATTCGTAAACAATAACTTCTCGGATTATTCTTTTATAAACAGCATCTATTTTTTCGACCTGGAAATCGGAAATCATCCGATTGACGACGGTTTAAGGGTAGATGGCTTTTCCGCCGGGGTGAAGGATGTCTTTGAGTTCAAGAGGGAAGGGCAGAAGCGCTTCAGCATGCGCAAGGTATCCAAGAATACCGAGTTTTTCACGAAGCTGAACAACAGCATGGTCAATTCCATTTTAAAGCTGACCAGTTATATACAGGTTGCCGATACCAACGCGGCGCTTACGCCTGAAGAGCAGTTCAATATTTTTTACACAATCAACGATAACAGCGTAAGCTATCTGAATGCGCTCCGGAGGGATGATATTGCCGTTTACAAACAATTAATGTTCAATGAGAACCTTCCGGAAGTCCGCTATGACCAGGACCTGATGCTTTTCAACCTGGATCCGGGTGACCTGGCTATTAAAAACGGCGAGCCGGCCCTTTATGAACACGTACTTATCAAACCTGTCGTATTTGATTCGCTGGCGACCAGCAGGGATCATATGATCACTGATATTGCCCTCTCGGGCGCCTTCGCCGATTATAAACTTTATTTTATTTCATCCAACAAACACGTCACGGCCCAGGTGATCAATGTGTTCAGGCCCATTGCCGTGATGGTAAGCATCGTTTATGGCCTGCTCATCCTGATGTCTTACCTGTTATTCAGGAACCTGAAGATAAACCGGCGCATGTTCAAGCTGCAGTATGATTTTATCAATAACCTTACGCATGAGTTCAAGACGCCGGTAAGCGTGATCAAGATAGCCGGCAATAATATCAAAGTGTCGAAAGATCTGAGTGAAAGGGAATTGCAGCATTACGGAAAGATCCTGGATGAGGAGTCCGATAAGTTGAACGATCTCATGACCAAGTTGCTTTCTTTTACCCAGATCGAAAGTAAATCGATCAAGGTCCGGAAAGACAAGATCAATATGGAAGTATTCTGCCAGAACCTGGTTGACGAGTACCAGATCCGCTACCCGGGCTTTCATATTGATTACCACATTACCGGCCTGGAGCATATAGAAGGAGATAAGGTGCTTTTGGGAAGTGTGTTTGCCAACCTTATTGAAAATGCCTATAAATATTCGCCGCCGGACCGGAGGTACCTGTTCATTGATGTACGCAGGCTCCGGAAAAACCTGGTAGTGCGGTTTATAGACCAGGGCATCGGTATTGATAAGAAAGAACAGGACCATATATTCAAACGGTTTTACAAAGTGGAGAATGATTTTAACCGGCACGGCAGTGTTGGCATTGGACTTGCTTTTTGCAAGGAGGTAATTAATTATATGGAGGGAAGCATTAGTGTAAAGAGCGAACCGGGGAAAGGTTCTGAATTTATAATACTTTTACCATTGCATACAAAATCTTAA